A genome region from Brevinematales bacterium includes the following:
- a CDS encoding RNA polymerase sigma factor has protein sequence MTRFNYVLRYYYFPLPYQYMDTEAELIYRIICGDEESFNELYNKYSKLLIKFVYRYTRDVDMSVDVVQETFVKLLENIKRYSPRGSFKSFLFKTAINIIRDRKRKEKRDRKMFEEITQSFSYNDDSESMKEQIMDIIDSLPDRDKEMIIFRLEGYKIEEIAEFEGCSVRTVKRVLKRVISEIKSKISGG, from the coding sequence ATGACTCGTTTTAATTATGTGTTAAGATATTATTATTTTCCTTTACCATATCAGTATATGGATACAGAAGCAGAGTTGATATACAGGATAATATGTGGTGATGAAGAATCGTTTAATGAGCTTTATAATAAGTATAGTAAACTACTCATAAAATTTGTTTATAGATATACTAGAGATGTCGATATGTCTGTTGATGTTGTACAAGAGACTTTTGTAAAACTCTTGGAGAACATCAAAAGATACTCACCCAGAGGTAGCTTTAAAAGTTTTCTTTTTAAAACTGCAATCAACATAATAAGGGATAGAAAGAGAAAAGAGAAAAGAGATAGAAAGATGTTTGAAGAGATTACCCAGAGTTTTAGTTATAATGATGATAGTGAAAGCATGAAAGAACAAATCATGGATATAATAGATTCTCTTCCAGATAGGGATAAGGAAATGATAATTTTTAGACTCGAGGGATACAAGATAGAAGAAATTGCTGAATTTGAGGGTTGTAGTGTGAGGACTGTCAAGAGAGTTTTGAAGAGAGTAATAAGTGAAATAAAATCAAAAATTTCAGGAGGTTAA
- the purN gene encoding phosphoribosylglycinamide formyltransferase: MVCLFIRLRRFILWLLNKRDKLRIGILISGRGSNMEAIIKSCREGRINGKVVIVISDNPSARGLEVARSYGIKSLYIYPGKYKTKFETDREWEYVRVLRKYCVDIVVMAGFMRIVKEPLLSSFKNRVINIHPSLLPKYPGLETHTRVLEAGEKIHGCTVHFANDIVDGGKIIMQAKVKVFPDDTPDTLAKRVLEKEHQILVKTLSLIANGEISFDTLKEPIVYDVNDKIL; the protein is encoded by the coding sequence ATGGTGTGTCTTTTTATTAGGTTGAGAAGATTTATACTTTGGTTGCTTAACAAAAGAGATAAGCTTAGAATAGGAATATTAATATCGGGTCGTGGTTCAAATATGGAAGCAATAATAAAGAGCTGTAGAGAAGGTAGAATAAACGGAAAAGTTGTTATTGTTATAAGTGATAATCCTTCAGCAAGAGGACTTGAAGTTGCTAGAAGTTATGGAATTAAATCTTTGTATATATACCCAGGTAAGTACAAAACTAAATTTGAAACTGATAGAGAGTGGGAATATGTAAGGGTTTTGAGGAAGTATTGTGTTGATATAGTTGTTATGGCGGGATTTATGAGAATAGTAAAGGAGCCTTTATTATCTTCGTTTAAAAATAGAGTAATAAATATCCATCCTTCTCTTCTACCTAAGTATCCAGGACTTGAAACACATACAAGAGTTTTGGAAGCTGGTGAAAAGATACATGGTTGTACGGTTCATTTTGCTAATGATATAGTTGATGGTGGTAAGATTATCATGCAAGCAAAAGTTAAGGTATTTCCTGATGATACTCCGGACACATTAGCTAAAAGAGTGCTAGAAAAAGAACATCAAATACTTGTAAAAACACTTTCTCTTATTGCTAATGGTGAAATCTCTTTTGATACGTTGAAAGAACCAATAGTGTATGATGTTAACGATAAAATACTTTAG
- a CDS encoding SDR family oxidoreductase produces MELGIKGKKALVTASSKGIGKGIAKALGLEGAKVIISSSNKNNLIAAEREFRDIGIDVTSVVCDLSKSSDVENLYKSVGEVDIFVFNTGGPKPGDFFDVSCEDWYYAFELILMSAVRLTRYFLPKMLDKGWGRIVYMTSMAVKEPIEGLMLSNVFRSGLNAFSKSLSRTIKKDNITFNVICTGNIYTDRAIKLIENRSKKQNKSFEEVKKEIESSIPLGRFGSVEEISEFVVFLCSEKASYINGASIQVDGGFIRGVF; encoded by the coding sequence ATGGAGTTAGGTATAAAAGGTAAGAAAGCTTTAGTTACCGCAAGTAGTAAAGGTATTGGTAAGGGAATAGCGAAAGCTTTAGGGCTTGAGGGAGCTAAAGTGATCATATCTTCGAGTAACAAAAATAATCTAATTGCTGCTGAAAGAGAGTTTAGGGATATTGGTATAGATGTAACTTCTGTTGTTTGCGATCTTTCTAAGTCGTCAGATGTTGAAAATCTTTATAAGTCTGTTGGAGAGGTAGATATATTTGTTTTTAATACTGGTGGACCAAAGCCAGGAGATTTTTTTGATGTGAGTTGTGAAGATTGGTATTACGCATTTGAACTTATACTTATGTCTGCTGTTAGGCTTACAAGGTATTTTTTACCGAAAATGTTAGATAAAGGTTGGGGTAGAATTGTGTATATGACGTCTATGGCTGTGAAAGAGCCTATAGAGGGACTTATGCTATCTAATGTTTTTCGCTCTGGTTTGAATGCTTTTTCGAAGTCTCTTTCAAGAACTATTAAGAAAGATAATATAACATTCAATGTAATATGTACTGGTAATATCTATACAGATAGAGCTATAAAGCTTATTGAGAATAGGAGTAAAAAACAAAACAAAAGTTTTGAAGAGGTTAAGAAGGAAATAGAGTCTTCAATACCTCTTGGAAGGTTTGGTAGTGTTGAGGAGATATCTGAGTTTGTTGTATTTTTGTGTTCAGAGAAGGCTAGTTATATAAATGGTGCTAGTATTCAGGTTGATGGTGGGTTTATAAGGGGTGTTTTTTAG